From the genome of Pseudonocardia sp. EC080619-01:
CAGCCGTACACCCCGGATGCACCCCGGAGCACCGGAGAAACGCACGAGCGGGTGACGGTGGGCTCACCAGGCGACCGGCAGCTCCTCCAGACCGAAGATCGCCTTGTGGCTGGCCCAGGCGATGCCGTCGTCGGTGGCGAGCCGCAGCCCCGGGAACCGGCGCAGCAGCGCCGGGAACGCCACCCGCATCTCGGCGCGGGCCAGCGGCGCGCCGAGGCAGTGGTGGATGCCGTGCCCGAACGCGACGTGGTTGGTGGGGCGGCGGGTCACGTCGAGCCGCTCCGGGTCGTCGGCGATCCCGGGATCGCGGTTGGCCGCGGGCAGGTTGAACAGCACGAGGTCGCCCGCCGGGATCGTGGTGCCGTCGAACTCGACGTCGGTGGTGGCGAGCCGGGGCGACCCGGAGTTGACGATCGAGATCCAGCGCAGCAGCTCCTCGACGGCGGCGGGCACGGCGTCCGGGTCGTCGCGGACCAGTGCGAGCTGGTCGGGGTGCCGGAGCAGCGCCAGCGTGCCGAGGGCGAGCATGTTCGACGTCGTCTCGTGCCCCGCCACGAGCAGCAGGTTCGCGATGCCGACGAGCTCGGCGTCGGTCACGACGTCGGCGTGCTCACGGATCAGCATCCCGATCAGGTCCTCGCCGGGGTCGCGGCGGGCCCGCGCGACGAGGTCCTGCATGTACGCCAGTG
Proteins encoded in this window:
- a CDS encoding cytochrome P450 encodes the protein MTTTEEPRPIELRRSGFGPAPDAAELREQPGVVRVPTPFGPSAWLLTRHADVRRMLGDATTFRNGWTPADLTGGPSRDPRQLSGDRTGNLLSLDPPDHTRLRRLLTPEFTVRRMRRLEPRIVEIVDEHLDAVERDDAPADLVRLFALPVPSLVICELLGVPPADQDEFQTRTARQLDTTLGEAERVELAAEALAYMQDLVARARRDPGEDLIGMLIREHADVVTDAELVGIANLLLVAGHETTSNMLALGTLALLRHPDQLALVRDDPDAVPAAVEELLRWISIVNSGSPRLATTDVEFDGTTIPAGDLVLFNLPAANRDPGIADDPERLDVTRRPTNHVAFGHGIHHCLGAPLARAEMRVAFPALLRRFPGLRLATDDGIAWASHKAIFGLEELPVAW